The sequence below is a genomic window from Campylobacter sp. MIT 12-8780.
CTAAATTTGGTTAAGAATGTAAAAATGGGCTTTAGCGAAGGTATTGTATCGTCGCTTTTGCCCTTGCTTTATCAAAAAAATCCTTAATAAAATTTTGCCTTTGCTCGTTGATATAGACATTTGCTACCTCTTCTTTAATCTGCTCAAAAGGCAGTGTTTGAGGCTGATGTTTGGCTTTGACTTGATAAATGCTTAACTCGCCGCTGTTTTGGAGTATAGGCGAAAATTCGTTGATATTAAGTCTTGAAAGAAAGGCGAGCAAACGTGGATCAGCATTGCTTGTGTTTAAATTTTCTCTATGCTCTTTCACGCCAGAAGCTTTTTTACCACCTTTTTGTAAATTTTCTAAATCCTTTGCTTCATAAGAGCTAAAAATATTAACATCAATGCTTGCGTAAAGCACAAACTCATTTGAATGTGTTTCAAAATACGATCTCATCGCATCTTCACTATTATCGATTTTTGCTCCGCTTGCCACTGCTTCGTAAAGCTTTTTTCTTTGCATTTGCTTTTTAAAATCTTCTTTAAAATCCTCCAAGCTTTCACCACTTGAGCTTAAACTTGCTTGCAGACTTTGCATACTGCCCCCACTTTGAGCTAGCATTTTATTTAACTCGTTTTCAAGTTCAAACTCATTGATAAAAATTCCCATTCTTTTAGCTTCGCTCTCTTCTAAACGATCATTTATAAGCATAGATATAGCTTGATTTCTTGGCACTTTAAGTTCATTCATCGCTTCGTTAATCTCAAAGGAGGTGATAGGCTCTTTATTAACGATGATAGCGATAGAATTGATTTCTTGTGCGTGATTTAAAGAGAGTAAAAAGCATAAAAAAAAGCAAATTTTTTTCATATCAAACCTTTATTTAAGTATAAATATTGCATTATATCAATAAATTTTTACTAAAGGGCAAAAAATGCAAAATTTAACAACTCGTTTTGCTCCAAGCCCCACAGGATACTTGCATATCGGGGGTTTAAGAACAGCACTTTTTAATTATCTTTATGCACGCAAAAATGGGGGCAAGTTTTTGTTGCGTATAGAAGATACAGACTTAAAACGCAATAGCCAGCAAGCAACTGAGGCTATAATACAAGCTTTTAAGTGGTGCAAGCTTGATTATGATGGAGCTATAGAGTATCAATCCAAACGTTTTGATATCTATAAAACTTATATCCAACAATTGCTTGATGAGGGCAAGGCGTATTATTGTTATATGAGTAAAGAAGAGCTTGACGCGCTAAGAGCGGCTCAAGAAGCTAGAAAAGAACGACCTAGGTATGATGGGCGTTATAGAGATTTCACCGGCACGCCACCAGCTGGGATTGCACCGGTTGTGAGGATTAAAGCACCTCAAACAGGAAGTATTTCTTTTATCGACGGCGTAAAGGGCGATATAAGCTTTGAGGTAAAGGATATAATAGATGATTTTATCATCGCAAGAAGCGATTTAAGCCCAACTTATAATTTTACTGTTGTGATTGATGATGCTTTAATGGGTGTGAGTGATGTGATACGAGGCGATGATCATCTTTCAAACACGCCTAAGCAAATCGTGCTTTATAAG
It includes:
- a CDS encoding peptidylprolyl isomerase, whose product is MKKICFFLCFLLSLNHAQEINSIAIIVNKEPITSFEINEAMNELKVPRNQAISMLINDRLEESEAKRMGIFINEFELENELNKMLAQSGGSMQSLQASLSSSGESLEDFKEDFKKQMQRKKLYEAVASGAKIDNSEDAMRSYFETHSNEFVLYASIDVNIFSSYEAKDLENLQKGGKKASGVKEHRENLNTSNADPRLLAFLSRLNINEFSPILQNSGELSIYQVKAKHQPQTLPFEQIKEEVANVYINEQRQNFIKDFFDKARAKATIQYLR